The Liolophura sinensis isolate JHLJ2023 chromosome 12, CUHK_Ljap_v2, whole genome shotgun sequence genome segment ACTCACAAATCAGGTACCATCTTTTGCTCCTCCGCTGGGAAGTTTGGTGTCAGGAAAACTGACCTACGAGAAAATCTGTATGTGTCGCAAGGATGAGAAGTACGTCAATAACTTGTGAATGGTCCGTGGTTTTCGCCGGCCAGTCCTCTGTCATACAGCTTTATAACGTAGCCCCTTCTTACAAGTCAAAAATCACTGAGTATGACGTTCAAATAACAATCTACCAATCATTCCGGCACGTGATcatcctttttgttaatttttcagAACATCAAGAATATACCAAATACAAGGTTTACATCAACCCGGCCGACACGCGTCTTCTCTCCACCCAGACTTCAGACGGCGAAGTCATCCATCTGTACGGGAAACGGTCTTCGGATGGATCTGTCCGGTCCCTTAATGCTTTGAAGGTTCGCCAGACAGACGAACGTCAAACATCCGTCACGCTGGGGAAAAGATATCGCGTGAAGAGAATAACCTCGTCCACCGGAAGTCGTCTGAATTTGAAATGGCTCCGTCGAAATCGAATTTACGTCAAAGCCGTGACTCCCGATGGTTCGTCTCAGGTCAACATCGATGTTCGGTTAAAAAATCAGCGTTCCGGGAAAAAGAAAGGGAATGTGCGGAAAAGGAGGAGAAAGAGAAGAGAGACGAGTGAAGTGGGGGTGGGGCACCTTAGAGGTGACTTTCCGTTTGACAGGAGAATGTTAACCGAAACTCGCAGTCAGTATTTGCATATACCTGTCCGAGTGGCCAGTTGTGAAGTACCGGAGCCACTCGCCGAGGTGTTCGCCAATGTGTATCTGAACTACCAGAACGGCACGTGGGACGGGTCTGTGGAGTATCGTGCCATGCGCACCAGAACCCCGGGAGTGTTTTTCATTCAAATCCCCAACAACCCCGCCTCCAGGGCTAAAGACAGCCTGGCTAAAGCCTGCTCCTCTATCGGAAAAGCGGCCTTAAGGAGTTGCGCCTCAGTGTCGCCGAGAGTCCAGGTATACGAGGAGAAAATTTGCAACGCGACAGCAAACGGGTTTGCGTTTATCCCGAACGCGGACCCTCGCCAGGTGCAGGACGTCCTTGAGACATGTAGGGCCGGGTTTAAGGCGGTCGAGTCCCATTGTAAGACGATCGATTTTACACCAGAGCAACAGGACGACGCCTTCTTGGACTGTGACAATGTTCAGAGCTACGAGGACTCCTATACGGACAAGCCGATTTTCGTCTCGCCTGTTGTCGTCTACCCGGACGGCCGGATCCTCAATGGGAAAGGCGCAGAGATTAGAATCACCCGCAACATGGTTTATCACGAGGAAGGCTTCGTGTTGGACGACAATGGCGGCGGTGTCAAACTGACGGACATCGTCGTGGATCCGTCCGATCCTAAACCCAAGGAACGCTACACAGTCCGCGTTACTCACCGCTGTGCCTCCAACAAAACCTCTCTCTACGCCTCCGTGGCCGGAAGTGACTTTTACACAAACGAAATGTCCTGTATCGGGTATAAATCATGCAACTGTTGTGAGCTGGGGGTCGCAGGGGCCGCAGAGCTCGTCGTGGACAGTGTCCAGGTCCATATCGAGGACCCCCACCTAAAGACTCCGATATCTAgacatgttgttgtt includes the following:
- the LOC135479194 gene encoding uncharacterized protein LOC135479194 isoform X1, coding for MHRWTLGKMWKSGLVTLLALAVSCNCLQYVRRQTFKSEDGVSGRTSLKIDVQIPGKIQWKSDSSNTLQFRVTSRATEPQELDNVRVSLDSSADTVLLTVKSVQKQPSFAAHGAVNGAIGLYVTSLPLIATVLITTMWPSGSGGRWGNVVALLLIWLVRDPGGSLVDTRLLVDKDAAVTVLVPEAFVFQAVSLRVADGEIEVDPALTHTRTPLECFASATRQTATSDSGNNSRVSLGCDFCCSGRGVCDETNSCQCHEGYSGPGCEHQEYTKYKVYINPADTRLLSTQTSDGEVIHLYGKRSSDGSVRSLNALKVRQTDERQTSVTLGKRYRVKRITSSTGSRLNLKWLRRNRIYVKAVTPDGSSQVNIDVRLKNQRSGKKKGNVRKRRRKRRETSEVGVGHLRGDFPFDRRMLTETRSQYLHIPVRVASCEVPEPLAEVFANVYLNYQNGTWDGSVEYRAMRTRTPGVFFIQIPNNPASRAKDSLAKACSSIGKAALRSCASVSPRVQVYEEKICNATANGFAFIPNADPRQVQDVLETCRAGFKAVESHCKTIDFTPEQQDDAFLDCDNVQSYEDSYTDKPIFVSPVVVYPDGRILNGKGAEIRITRNMVYHEEGFVLDDNGGGVKLTDIVVDPSDPKPKERYTVRVTHRCASNKTSLYASVAGSDFYTNEMSCIGYKSCNCCELGVAGAAELVVDSVQVHIEDPHLKTPISRHVVVIF
- the LOC135479194 gene encoding uncharacterized protein LOC135479194 isoform X2; the encoded protein is MWKSGLVTLLALAVSCNCLQYVRRQTFKSEDGVSGRTSLKIDVQIPGKIQWKSDSSNTLQFRVTSRATEPQELDNVRVSLDSSADTVLLTVKSVQKQPSFAAHGAVNGAIGLYVTSLPLIATVLITTMWPSGSGGRWGNVVALLLIWLVRDPGGSLVDTRLLVDKDAAVTVLVPEAFVFQAVSLRVADGEIEVDPALTHTRTPLECFASATRQTATSDSGNNSRVSLGCDFCCSGRGVCDETNSCQCHEGYSGPGCEHQEYTKYKVYINPADTRLLSTQTSDGEVIHLYGKRSSDGSVRSLNALKVRQTDERQTSVTLGKRYRVKRITSSTGSRLNLKWLRRNRIYVKAVTPDGSSQVNIDVRLKNQRSGKKKGNVRKRRRKRRETSEVGVGHLRGDFPFDRRMLTETRSQYLHIPVRVASCEVPEPLAEVFANVYLNYQNGTWDGSVEYRAMRTRTPGVFFIQIPNNPASRAKDSLAKACSSIGKAALRSCASVSPRVQVYEEKICNATANGFAFIPNADPRQVQDVLETCRAGFKAVESHCKTIDFTPEQQDDAFLDCDNVQSYEDSYTDKPIFVSPVVVYPDGRILNGKGAEIRITRNMVYHEEGFVLDDNGGGVKLTDIVVDPSDPKPKERYTVRVTHRCASNKTSLYASVAGSDFYTNEMSCIGYKSCNCCELGVAGAAELVVDSVQVHIEDPHLKTPISRHVVVIF